CCGTGCACGCCCACCGCGCGGCGCAGCAGGCGCTGGATGCCTTCGGGCGCCACCAGGCCCACCTGCACCTCGTTCAGGCCGATGGCATAGGGGCGGGCCGGGTCGGCACTGCGCGCCATCACCCGGTAATCGCAGCACAGCGCCAGCACGCAGCCGCCGGCCGGCGCATGGCCGGTGATGGCCGCCACCACCGGGATGCGGCTCTCGGCCACGCTGCGCACCGCGCCGAAGAAGGCGTTCCAGCTGTCCAGCAGCTTGTGCTTGTCATCGCCGTGGGAGAGCAGGTGCGGCACGTCCATGCCACCGGTGAAGACCCGCTCGCTGCCCGACAGCACGATGCCGTGCGCGTCCTCGGCCATGGCCAGCTCGATGGCGTGGATCAGCTGCCGGCACAGTTCGGTGTCCAGTGCGTTGACCGGTGGCCGCGCCAGGCGCAGTTCGCGGATGGGGCCATGGTTGATCACCTCGATGAGCGTCGTCATGCTGCGGTCTCGTTGCGGACAGGAATCTGAGGCGATGATAACCAAACCATTCGTTGGCGTATTGTTGCTGCTGTGTGCGGGCGCAGCATCGGCGGCCACCGCCGTGCCGGCCTGCGTCACCGTGCAGCAGGGCTGGGCGCGCCTGCCGCCAAACCCGGCCATGCCGATGACCGCTGGCTACGGGGTGATCCACAACGGCTGCGCCAAGGCGGTGGCCATCAGCGGCGCACGCAGCGCCAGCTTCGGCGACGTATCGCTGCACGAAACCACGATCGTCGATGGGGTCAGCCGCATGCGTGCGGTCGAGCGCCTGCCGCTGGCACGGGGCGCGCGCGCCGAGCTCAAGCCGGGCGGCCTGCACCTGATGCTGATGGAGGGCAAGGGCGCACTGAAGGAAGGGCAGGTCGTGCCGCTGCAGCTGCAGCTGGAGGGCGGTGGCGAAGCCAGCGTGACGCTGACGGTGCGCAAGGCCGCGCCGTAACGCGTCGCCCGTTCCGCCGGGCATGGCCCGGCGCTACCCCGACATGACGGCCGGATCATCACCGGTAGCGCCGGGCCATGCCCGGCGGGGTTTTACGACCAGTCGAACGTAAACAGGACCGTGCGGCTGTGCGGTTCGTAGAACATCACGATGGCATCGGCGCCGGCCGCGACCCAGTTGCTGGCCGGCACGCTGGCCACATGGAAGAAGGCCTGGCCGTCGCGGGTCAGTCGCAGGCCATCGTCGGCCAGCTGGCTGCTGTCATTGCGGAAACGCAGGCTGCCGCGCTGCCGGTAGCCGGCCAGATCCTGCAGCTGGAACGCCGCAGGCAGCGGGGCATAGTCGGACCAGTTGCCGAACCAGATCGGGCCGCCCAGCTGCTGCAGCCATGCCTGTTCGTCCAGCTCGCCGTCACCGTAGCGCGAGCAGCTGGCCAGGCGCCCGTGCTGCTGGAAATACGCACGCGCTTTGGCATGGCTCTCGCGCATTTCCACGATATGGGCGCGGGCCTCGTCGCCGTCCACGGCTTCACCCAGGAAATATTCCTGCGTGCCGAGGAAGCGCATGCGGTTGTCTGCGGTCAGCTCGAAGGCGATCCAGTTGATGCCGGTGAACGCGTTGTGGTGCGCGGTGGTGTCGTCACCGATGCAGCCTTCATACGGCTCGATCGGGCACAGCATCGTCGCCACCTGGCCCGCCAGCTCAGGCCGCAGCATGCCCAGGTCGATCTTCAGCAGCGGCAGCAGATGCTGGCCGAGCCACGCCTGGTCGGCGGGGAAGACATCGGCGGGGAAGGGCACCATGCCGGGCAGCAGGTCGCGCAGTTCGGTGGGGTGGATCATCTCAGTCCTTTGAACAGGGCGGGTAGAGTCGAGCTTGCTCGACTGATCCGGCAAACAGTAGTCGAGCAAGCTCGACTCTACGAGTCGCCGCATCGGGAATGCCGGCCAGCGGCCGGCACTACCTTCAGGTGGAAGCGTTGCGGATCGCGTCCGGCAGCGGCGCGCTCTTGCCGGTCTGCGTATCCATCCACACCACCACCACGTTGCCGTCCGAATACAGCCTGGTGTCGTCCTGCTGGTCGACGATGCGGTGGCCGATGGTCACGCTGCTGTTGCCGAGGCGCTCGACGAACAGCTCGACCAGGATGTCGTTGGGCCACACGATCGGCAGGCGGTAGTTGACGTTG
This genomic stretch from Stenotrophomonas sp. SAU14A_NAIMI4_5 harbors:
- a CDS encoding enoyl-CoA hydratase/isomerase family protein, producing the protein MTTLIEVINHGPIRELRLARPPVNALDTELCRQLIHAIELAMAEDAHGIVLSGSERVFTGGMDVPHLLSHGDDKHKLLDSWNAFFGAVRSVAESRIPVVAAITGHAPAGGCVLALCCDYRVMARSADPARPYAIGLNEVQVGLVAPEGIQRLLRRAVGVHGSGILLTTGALVPAEQALQIGLVDELADGDLVVARAIAWLQNLLKQPRQPMLLTRAVARADLQEALHPDLIQLDRFVEAWFAPDAQNALQALVARLGK
- a CDS encoding copper chaperone PCu(A)C is translated as MITKPFVGVLLLLCAGAASAATAVPACVTVQQGWARLPPNPAMPMTAGYGVIHNGCAKAVAISGARSASFGDVSLHETTIVDGVSRMRAVERLPLARGARAELKPGGLHLMLMEGKGALKEGQVVPLQLQLEGGGEASVTLTVRKAAP
- a CDS encoding enolase, producing the protein MIHPTELRDLLPGMVPFPADVFPADQAWLGQHLLPLLKIDLGMLRPELAGQVATMLCPIEPYEGCIGDDTTAHHNAFTGINWIAFELTADNRMRFLGTQEYFLGEAVDGDEARAHIVEMRESHAKARAYFQQHGRLASCSRYGDGELDEQAWLQQLGGPIWFGNWSDYAPLPAAFQLQDLAGYRQRGSLRFRNDSSQLADDGLRLTRDGQAFFHVASVPASNWVAAGADAIVMFYEPHSRTVLFTFDWS
- a CDS encoding thioesterase family protein — protein: MSSEHKILARIPISVRWRDMDSMGHVNNAKYISYLEEARVRWMLGVEGVSMTDRIAPVVAATNVNYRLPIVWPNDILVELFVERLGNSSVTIGHRIVDQQDDTRLYSDGNVVVVWMDTQTGKSAPLPDAIRNAST